From the Oceanispirochaeta sp. genome, the window ATTCTCGCCTCAGAGATTCTGGGTGTTCCCTTGGAGGACATCCACTATCAGGGCTCCTCTACGGCCTCCATTCCCGATGGAGGCACCACTGTCGCCTCCCGGGGTACCATGATGGGCGGCGGAGCCCTGAAGGATGCTCTGGACAGACTGAAATCGATACTCCGAAAGTCACTTCTCCCGGACCTTGCCGAGAAAGAAGAAGAAATTCAATTCCGTGATAACCGTATTTTTGGAACTAAGGGCCGGTCTATCAGCTGGAATGAAGCCGGGAAAAAAATGTATCTGGCCAGGGTCTATCCCTATGCCTTCGGCAGCTTTCAGGCTCCCAAGGTCTCCTGGAATGAAGAAAATGGCCAGGGTGACGCTTATTTTTCCTATGTCTACAGCTCTCAGGCCGTTGAAGTTGAGGTAGATCCTGAGAAAGGGAGCTGGCGAATATTGAATATTGTGGCCTCCCATGATATTGGAAAAGCCGTCAATCCTCCCATGGTTAAGGGGCAGATCTATGGAGGCATCGTTCAGGGCCTGGGGATGGCATTGACCGAAGACTTTCTGACCGATGATGAAGGCCGGGCTGTCTCATTAAACTATTCAAAATACAAGATCCCCCGGATGACAGACATACCCGAGATGGAGGCTCATATCATCGAAAATCATGATCCCCTGTCTCCCACGGGAACCAAGGGGATTGGAGAACCAGCCCTGGAAATCATAGCTCCTGCCATTGCCAATGCACTGGCCGCGGCAACGGGAAGACGTTTTACTTTCCTCCCCCTGAATCTTGATTCCCTGAAAAAAGAAACCCCGATCAAGGAGCCATTAAAAAAATGAGCCGCATTACTGTGAATGGTATAGAACATGAAATCGGTTCCGGGATGGAGGACCAGACCCTCCTCACATACCTGAGGGAAGAACTGGACCTGACGGGAACCAAAAACGGCTGCAGCGAAGGGACCTGTGGAGCCTGCACTGTCCTGGTGAACTATAAGGCTGTCCGAGCCTGCCGGTTTAAAATGTCAAAGGCTCATGATGCTGAGGTTCTGACCATCGAGGGTCTCATCCGCGAGGACGGCAGTCTGCACCCCCTCCAGCAGGCTTTTATCGATGCCGGGGCGGTTCAGTGCGGTTTCTGCACCCCCGGGATGATAATGCAGGCCATGGATCTGCTTCATAAAAATCCTGAACCCGACCGTGAGAGCATCCGAAAGGCCATGCGGGGGAATCTTTGCCGCTGCACCGGGTATCAGACCATCATCGATGCTGTGGAGCTGGCATCCAAACGGATGATGACCCCTCATCTTCCCTATGGCGGTTCCTGAGGATCAACCCAGGATCAGACAGTCTCTGACAGGGATGGTCCACCGGACTTCCTCCCTATCCTGAAATTCTATTGTGGCTTTTGTTTTGATTTTGATCAGATGAGGACCGCAATTCACTTCCATATATTGAAAGTCTCCTCCAAACTCCCTGTAAACCACATCTCCCCTGCAGCAAAGGTCATCCTCGTTCTGTGAGTCGCCCTGAAGGAGAACCCGGCAGTCTTCAGGACGGAAAAACAGACTGGCTTCCCCTAGGTTTTCTGTTGTACAGGAGATTTTTGCGAGATTGATTTCTCCCAGAATACTGCTGCCCTCAGAGAGAGGGATGATGTTGGCCGATCCGAAAAACTCTCCTGCAAACACATTCGCCGGCGCCCTGTAAATTTCCCGGGGAGTCCCTATCTGGCTCACTTGCCCCTCATTCATCAGCACGACAAGGTCGGAAAGGGCCATGGCTTCTTCCTGATCGTGAGTCACATACAGGGTGGTTATCCCTGTTTTGATCTGAATCTCCCGGATCTGTCGTCTCAATATTTTCCTGAGTCTGGCATCCAGCGCACTCAGGGGTTCATCCAGAAGGAGGAGGTCCGGTTCTGTTGCCAGGGCTCTTGCCAGAGCCACACGCTGTTTTTCCCCCCCCGACAGTTCTTCGATGGTTCTCCTGCCGAATCCTGACAGTTCTACCAGCTCCAGAAGCTCATTGCTGCGCC encodes:
- a CDS encoding (2Fe-2S)-binding protein, yielding MSRITVNGIEHEIGSGMEDQTLLTYLREELDLTGTKNGCSEGTCGACTVLVNYKAVRACRFKMSKAHDAEVLTIEGLIREDGSLHPLQQAFIDAGAVQCGFCTPGMIMQAMDLLHKNPEPDRESIRKAMRGNLCRCTGYQTIIDAVELASKRMMTPHLPYGGS
- a CDS encoding ABC transporter ATP-binding protein, which codes for MNLTLNNVDLTLGEFHLNCSLDLPSGKLITLLGPSGCGKTSLLKSIAGLYPLDQGTVLLGDRNITEMDPRFRRVGMVFQDYALFPHMNVEKNICYGMNLKGEDARRRSNELLELVELSGFGRRTIEELSGGEKQRVALARALATEPDLLLLDEPLSALDARLRKILRRQIREIQIKTGITTLYVTHDQEEAMALSDLVVLMNEGQVSQIGTPREIYRAPANVFAGEFFGSANIIPLSEGSSILGEINLAKISCTTENLGEASLFFRPEDCRVLLQGDSQNEDDLCCRGDVVYREFGGDFQYMEVNCGPHLIKIKTKATIEFQDREEVRWTIPVRDCLILG